A single window of Doryrhamphus excisus isolate RoL2022-K1 chromosome 5, RoL_Dexc_1.0, whole genome shotgun sequence DNA harbors:
- the brdt gene encoding bromodomain testis-specific protein isoform X2, translating into MSGMEVCPTVSQNPPPPEVVNPRRPGRVTNQLQYLEKVLLKVLWKHQFSWPFRQPVDAVTLRLPDYYTIIQKPMDMGTIKMRLQNKYYWKALECIQDFNTMFTNCYVYNKPGDDIVFMAQTLEKLFLFEVSKMPKDECEVATEPAKGKKTNTGAFKARPLVSEVILQQTVTVIPSDAHHPVSPIQISTQMDETIKKGIKRKLDPTPAAVMSSLPSAVNDLPPSCTLLARRGSGRPIKVPKKDLPAFEDKKAKLSEQLRHCDAVLKEMLSKRHYAYAWPFYTPVDAVALALHDYHDIIKQPMDLSTVKKKMDQREYLTAKEFAADVRLMFSNCYKYNPPAHEVVYMARKLQLSLSVPLFLILLKNKKSIILFLFYFSFFLNVSTFDQEVFEARYAKLPQEPLRQVVSKGDRVGSLSTAGSSSKSESSSDEESSSEGVATQLANLEEQLKAVSDQLRRLTQDPLMKPKKKDKLRKEKRSKEKHITALKDKSLKYKNIGEKHGKSSSCHGNSIPKVAMECRAETVPSTPQGKKHPKKDALPADKLGKLVSVIKAGQAALADAASKEFEIDVEKLKPAAHRDLQRFATACRRKCDKTESRKKQEKHMVVMHCGKEKDAGRCETLAKQQPAVKKKKAAAKLSPDFSCPSQLSSSSSSSSTSCSSSSSSSSDSGRSPVPKMKKSAKGWCQKPNKKAASGKQTQGGRCFPSSGVSPCHPAPAVSLTQTGRQAARSQGEPWRTGGMTLPPPDLATLLSPMTSPDSLLDWTASRFEISMLSPLKDSPQQAKYETASSKSAEDADMMTQLLSNTKQSTENGPDIGVADVLSLPEKGQKKDIVLKNADSWARLVRQAAGPPTAIKSSKESFEHFRKAAMEKEEREKVLKKKQLKENETEPPEQSFLGQTDKSLPLCKEDVTFPETVFTETAPHTPTHGEQPTSPVETRLGTAQVPVCRERELARKKEQERRRRETLSCIDMTMQQDIMTTFELNLD; encoded by the exons ATGTCAGGCATGGAGGTCTGTCCCACGGTGAGCCAAAACCCGCCTCCACCGGAGGTGGTGAACCCGAGGAGGCCAGGACGTGTCACCAACCAGCTGCAGTACTTGGAGAAGGTGCTGCTCAAAGTTCTGTGGAAGCATCAGTTCTCATGGCCGTTTCGCCAGCCCGTTGACGCCGTCACGCTGAGGCTGCCC GATTATTACACAATCATTCAAAAGCCGATGGATATGGGCACCATTAAGATGCGACTCCAGAACAAATATTACTGGAAAGCACTGGAGTGCATACAAGACTTTAACACCATGTTCACTAACTGCTATGTGTACAACAAG CCTGGAGACGACATCGTTTTCATGGCCCAGACACTGGAGAAGCTTTTTCTGTTCGAAGTTTCCAAAATGCCTAAAGACGAATGTGAAGTTGCAACGGAACCAGCAAAAGGGAAGAAGACCAATACTG GTGCGTTCAAGGCAAGACCCCTGGTGTCAGAGGTCATCCTTCAGCAGACCGTGACAGTCATCCCGTCTGATGCGCATCACCCTGTGTCACCCATCCAAATCTCCACTCAAATGGATGAAACG ATAAAAAAGGGTATTAAGAGAAAACTGGACCCCACCCCTGCAGCAGTGATGAGCAGCTTGCCGTCCGCTGTTAACGACCTGCCACCGTCCTGTACACTGTTGGCGAGGCGTGGCAGCGGGAGGCCCATCAAAGTGCCAAAGAAAGACCTTCCCGCCTTCGAGGACAAGAAGGCCAAACTGTCTGAGCAGCTGCGGCACTGCGACGCCGTCTTGAAGGAGATGCTGTCCAAGAGACACTACGCCTACGCGTGGCCATTCTATACCCCTGTGGATGCCGTGGCTCTGGCCCTGCACGACTACCATGACATCATCAAGCAGCCCATGGACCTGAGCACCGTCAAG aaaaaaatggaccAGCGAGAGTACTTGACTGCCAAGGAGTTTGCCGCCGACGTAAGGCTAATGTTCTCCAACTGCTACAAGTACAATCCTCCTGCCCATGAGGTCGTCTACATGGCCCGAAAACTTCAG CTGTCTCTCTCAGTGCCCCTTTTTCTAATCCTGTTGAAGAACAAGAAGAGcatcattctttttttattttatttttctttttttttaaacgtgtcAACATTTGACCAGGAGGTTTTTGAGGCTCGCTACGCAAAGCTTCCACAGGAGCCACTCCGGCAGGTGGTGTCCAAAGGCGACCGAGTGGGAAGTCTGTCCACCGCGGGGAGTTCTTCCAAGAGTGAAAGTTCCTCAGACGAGGAAAGTTCATCAGAGGGGGTCGCCACACAGCTTGCCAACCTGGAAGAGCAG TTGAAAGCAGTCAGTGACCAGCTGAGGAGACTCACGCAGGATCCTCTGATGAAACCCAAGAAGAAAGACAAGTTGAGAAAGGAAAAGAGATCCAAAGAAAAGCACATCACTGCACTCAAAGACAAAtccttgaaatataaaaacattggcGAGAAACACGGCAAAAGCTCTTCTTG tcATGGCAACAGTATTCCCAAAGTAGCCATGGAGTGCAGAGCTGAGACAGTGCCTTCGACGCCCCAGGGGAAGAAGCATCCCAAGAAGGACGCTCTACCTGCGGACAAACTGGGCAAGCTGGTGAGCGTCATCAAAGCTGGTCAGGCCGCTTTGGCTGATGCCGCCTCCAAGGAGTTTGAAATCGATGTTGAGAAGCTCAAGCCAGCGGCACACAGGGACCTGCAGAGGTTTGCAACCGCCTGCCGAAGGAAGTGCGACAAGACAGAGAGCA GGAAAAAGCAAGAGAAACACATGGTAGTGATGCATTGTGGGAAGGAGAAGGACGCTGGGAGATGCGAGACGCTCGCAAAGCAACAGCCGgcggtgaagaaaaaaaaagcagcag CCAAACTGTCACCTGACTTCAGCTGTCCGTCTCagctgagcagcagcagcagctcgtcATCAACTtcttgcagcagcagcagctcatcCTCTTCTGACAGCGGCCGTTCTCCTG TGCCCAAAATGAAGAAGAGCGCCAAAGGGTGGTgtcaaaagccaaataaaaag GCTGCCAGTGGCAAGCAGACCCAGGGGGGGCGCTGTTTCCCCTCCTCCGGTGTCAGCCCTTGTCATCCCGCTCCAGCTGTCTCGCTAACGCAGACCGGACGCCAGGCCGCGCGGTCTCAAGGCGAGCCGTGGCGTACCGGCGGGATGACACTGCCGCCTCCAG ACCTCGCCACACTTTTGTCCCCAATGACGTCACCTGACTCACTGCTGGACTGGACTGCTTCCAGATTTGAG ATCTCCATGCTGTCCCCTCTGAAGGACAGTCCACAGCAAGCCAAATACGAGACAGCGTCCAGTAAGTCAGCAGAGGACGCTGACATGATGACACAATTGCTTTCCAACACAAAACAAAGCACGGAAAATGGCCCCGACATTGGAGTGGCTGATGTACTGTCTCTACCGGAAAAGGGGCAGAAAAAg gaCATTGTTCTGAAAAACGCTGACTCATGGGCTCGACTGGTGAGGCAGGCCGCTGGCCCCCCAACAGCCATCAAGTCATCCAAGGAGAGCTTCGAGCACTTCCGAAAGGCCGCCATGGAGAAGGAAGAGCGCGAGAAggtgctgaagaagaaacagCTGAAGGAGAACGAGACCGAGCCTCCTGAACAGAG CTTTTTAGGCCAAACAGATAAAAGTCTTCCATTGTGCAAAGAAGACGTTACCTTTCCAGAGACAGTCTTCACCGAGACAGCGCCACACACGCCCACACACGGCGAGCAGCCGACATCTCCCGTGGAAACTCGGCTTGGGACAGCACAGGTCCCTGTGTGCCGAGAGCGGGAGCTGGCCCGAAAGAAGGAGCAGGAGCGTCGCAGACGGGAGACT ctgTCATGCATAGACATGACCATGCAGCAGGACATCATGACCACCTTTGAGCTGAACCTTGACTAA
- the brdt gene encoding bromodomain testis-specific protein isoform X1, protein MSGMEVCPTVSQNPPPPEVVNPRRPGRVTNQLQYLEKVLLKVLWKHQFSWPFRQPVDAVTLRLPDYYTIIQKPMDMGTIKMRLQNKYYWKALECIQDFNTMFTNCYVYNKPGDDIVFMAQTLEKLFLFEVSKMPKDECEVATEPAKGKKTNTVGAFKARPLVSEVILQQTVTVIPSDAHHPVSPIQISTQMDETIKKGIKRKLDPTPAAVMSSLPSAVNDLPPSCTLLARRGSGRPIKVPKKDLPAFEDKKAKLSEQLRHCDAVLKEMLSKRHYAYAWPFYTPVDAVALALHDYHDIIKQPMDLSTVKKKMDQREYLTAKEFAADVRLMFSNCYKYNPPAHEVVYMARKLQLSLSVPLFLILLKNKKSIILFLFYFSFFLNVSTFDQEVFEARYAKLPQEPLRQVVSKGDRVGSLSTAGSSSKSESSSDEESSSEGVATQLANLEEQLKAVSDQLRRLTQDPLMKPKKKDKLRKEKRSKEKHITALKDKSLKYKNIGEKHGKSSSCHGNSIPKVAMECRAETVPSTPQGKKHPKKDALPADKLGKLVSVIKAGQAALADAASKEFEIDVEKLKPAAHRDLQRFATACRRKCDKTESRKKQEKHMVVMHCGKEKDAGRCETLAKQQPAVKKKKAAAKLSPDFSCPSQLSSSSSSSSTSCSSSSSSSSDSGRSPVPKMKKSAKGWCQKPNKKAASGKQTQGGRCFPSSGVSPCHPAPAVSLTQTGRQAARSQGEPWRTGGMTLPPPDLATLLSPMTSPDSLLDWTASRFEISMLSPLKDSPQQAKYETASSKSAEDADMMTQLLSNTKQSTENGPDIGVADVLSLPEKGQKKDIVLKNADSWARLVRQAAGPPTAIKSSKESFEHFRKAAMEKEEREKVLKKKQLKENETEPPEQSFLGQTDKSLPLCKEDVTFPETVFTETAPHTPTHGEQPTSPVETRLGTAQVPVCRERELARKKEQERRRRETLSCIDMTMQQDIMTTFELNLD, encoded by the exons ATGTCAGGCATGGAGGTCTGTCCCACGGTGAGCCAAAACCCGCCTCCACCGGAGGTGGTGAACCCGAGGAGGCCAGGACGTGTCACCAACCAGCTGCAGTACTTGGAGAAGGTGCTGCTCAAAGTTCTGTGGAAGCATCAGTTCTCATGGCCGTTTCGCCAGCCCGTTGACGCCGTCACGCTGAGGCTGCCC GATTATTACACAATCATTCAAAAGCCGATGGATATGGGCACCATTAAGATGCGACTCCAGAACAAATATTACTGGAAAGCACTGGAGTGCATACAAGACTTTAACACCATGTTCACTAACTGCTATGTGTACAACAAG CCTGGAGACGACATCGTTTTCATGGCCCAGACACTGGAGAAGCTTTTTCTGTTCGAAGTTTCCAAAATGCCTAAAGACGAATGTGAAGTTGCAACGGAACCAGCAAAAGGGAAGAAGACCAATACTG TAGGTGCGTTCAAGGCAAGACCCCTGGTGTCAGAGGTCATCCTTCAGCAGACCGTGACAGTCATCCCGTCTGATGCGCATCACCCTGTGTCACCCATCCAAATCTCCACTCAAATGGATGAAACG ATAAAAAAGGGTATTAAGAGAAAACTGGACCCCACCCCTGCAGCAGTGATGAGCAGCTTGCCGTCCGCTGTTAACGACCTGCCACCGTCCTGTACACTGTTGGCGAGGCGTGGCAGCGGGAGGCCCATCAAAGTGCCAAAGAAAGACCTTCCCGCCTTCGAGGACAAGAAGGCCAAACTGTCTGAGCAGCTGCGGCACTGCGACGCCGTCTTGAAGGAGATGCTGTCCAAGAGACACTACGCCTACGCGTGGCCATTCTATACCCCTGTGGATGCCGTGGCTCTGGCCCTGCACGACTACCATGACATCATCAAGCAGCCCATGGACCTGAGCACCGTCAAG aaaaaaatggaccAGCGAGAGTACTTGACTGCCAAGGAGTTTGCCGCCGACGTAAGGCTAATGTTCTCCAACTGCTACAAGTACAATCCTCCTGCCCATGAGGTCGTCTACATGGCCCGAAAACTTCAG CTGTCTCTCTCAGTGCCCCTTTTTCTAATCCTGTTGAAGAACAAGAAGAGcatcattctttttttattttatttttctttttttttaaacgtgtcAACATTTGACCAGGAGGTTTTTGAGGCTCGCTACGCAAAGCTTCCACAGGAGCCACTCCGGCAGGTGGTGTCCAAAGGCGACCGAGTGGGAAGTCTGTCCACCGCGGGGAGTTCTTCCAAGAGTGAAAGTTCCTCAGACGAGGAAAGTTCATCAGAGGGGGTCGCCACACAGCTTGCCAACCTGGAAGAGCAG TTGAAAGCAGTCAGTGACCAGCTGAGGAGACTCACGCAGGATCCTCTGATGAAACCCAAGAAGAAAGACAAGTTGAGAAAGGAAAAGAGATCCAAAGAAAAGCACATCACTGCACTCAAAGACAAAtccttgaaatataaaaacattggcGAGAAACACGGCAAAAGCTCTTCTTG tcATGGCAACAGTATTCCCAAAGTAGCCATGGAGTGCAGAGCTGAGACAGTGCCTTCGACGCCCCAGGGGAAGAAGCATCCCAAGAAGGACGCTCTACCTGCGGACAAACTGGGCAAGCTGGTGAGCGTCATCAAAGCTGGTCAGGCCGCTTTGGCTGATGCCGCCTCCAAGGAGTTTGAAATCGATGTTGAGAAGCTCAAGCCAGCGGCACACAGGGACCTGCAGAGGTTTGCAACCGCCTGCCGAAGGAAGTGCGACAAGACAGAGAGCA GGAAAAAGCAAGAGAAACACATGGTAGTGATGCATTGTGGGAAGGAGAAGGACGCTGGGAGATGCGAGACGCTCGCAAAGCAACAGCCGgcggtgaagaaaaaaaaagcagcag CCAAACTGTCACCTGACTTCAGCTGTCCGTCTCagctgagcagcagcagcagctcgtcATCAACTtcttgcagcagcagcagctcatcCTCTTCTGACAGCGGCCGTTCTCCTG TGCCCAAAATGAAGAAGAGCGCCAAAGGGTGGTgtcaaaagccaaataaaaag GCTGCCAGTGGCAAGCAGACCCAGGGGGGGCGCTGTTTCCCCTCCTCCGGTGTCAGCCCTTGTCATCCCGCTCCAGCTGTCTCGCTAACGCAGACCGGACGCCAGGCCGCGCGGTCTCAAGGCGAGCCGTGGCGTACCGGCGGGATGACACTGCCGCCTCCAG ACCTCGCCACACTTTTGTCCCCAATGACGTCACCTGACTCACTGCTGGACTGGACTGCTTCCAGATTTGAG ATCTCCATGCTGTCCCCTCTGAAGGACAGTCCACAGCAAGCCAAATACGAGACAGCGTCCAGTAAGTCAGCAGAGGACGCTGACATGATGACACAATTGCTTTCCAACACAAAACAAAGCACGGAAAATGGCCCCGACATTGGAGTGGCTGATGTACTGTCTCTACCGGAAAAGGGGCAGAAAAAg gaCATTGTTCTGAAAAACGCTGACTCATGGGCTCGACTGGTGAGGCAGGCCGCTGGCCCCCCAACAGCCATCAAGTCATCCAAGGAGAGCTTCGAGCACTTCCGAAAGGCCGCCATGGAGAAGGAAGAGCGCGAGAAggtgctgaagaagaaacagCTGAAGGAGAACGAGACCGAGCCTCCTGAACAGAG CTTTTTAGGCCAAACAGATAAAAGTCTTCCATTGTGCAAAGAAGACGTTACCTTTCCAGAGACAGTCTTCACCGAGACAGCGCCACACACGCCCACACACGGCGAGCAGCCGACATCTCCCGTGGAAACTCGGCTTGGGACAGCACAGGTCCCTGTGTGCCGAGAGCGGGAGCTGGCCCGAAAGAAGGAGCAGGAGCGTCGCAGACGGGAGACT ctgTCATGCATAGACATGACCATGCAGCAGGACATCATGACCACCTTTGAGCTGAACCTTGACTAA
- the brdt gene encoding bromodomain testis-specific protein isoform X3, giving the protein MSGMEVCPTVSQNPPPPEVVNPRRPGRVTNQLQYLEKVLLKVLWKHQFSWPFRQPVDAVTLRLPDYYTIIQKPMDMGTIKMRLQNKYYWKALECIQDFNTMFTNCYVYNKPGDDIVFMAQTLEKLFLFEVSKMPKDECEVATEPAKGKKTNTVGAFKARPLVSEVILQQTVTVIPSDAHHPVSPIQISTQMDETIKKGIKRKLDPTPAAVMSSLPSAVNDLPPSCTLLARRGSGRPIKVPKKDLPAFEDKKAKLSEQLRHCDAVLKEMLSKRHYAYAWPFYTPVDAVALALHDYHDIIKQPMDLSTVKKKMDQREYLTAKEFAADVRLMFSNCYKYNPPAHEVVYMARKLQEVFEARYAKLPQEPLRQVVSKGDRVGSLSTAGSSSKSESSSDEESSSEGVATQLANLEEQLKAVSDQLRRLTQDPLMKPKKKDKLRKEKRSKEKHITALKDKSLKYKNIGEKHGKSSSCHGNSIPKVAMECRAETVPSTPQGKKHPKKDALPADKLGKLVSVIKAGQAALADAASKEFEIDVEKLKPAAHRDLQRFATACRRKCDKTESRKKQEKHMVVMHCGKEKDAGRCETLAKQQPAVKKKKAAAKLSPDFSCPSQLSSSSSSSSTSCSSSSSSSSDSGRSPVPKMKKSAKGWCQKPNKKAASGKQTQGGRCFPSSGVSPCHPAPAVSLTQTGRQAARSQGEPWRTGGMTLPPPDLATLLSPMTSPDSLLDWTASRFEISMLSPLKDSPQQAKYETASSKSAEDADMMTQLLSNTKQSTENGPDIGVADVLSLPEKGQKKDIVLKNADSWARLVRQAAGPPTAIKSSKESFEHFRKAAMEKEEREKVLKKKQLKENETEPPEQSFLGQTDKSLPLCKEDVTFPETVFTETAPHTPTHGEQPTSPVETRLGTAQVPVCRERELARKKEQERRRRETLSCIDMTMQQDIMTTFELNLD; this is encoded by the exons ATGTCAGGCATGGAGGTCTGTCCCACGGTGAGCCAAAACCCGCCTCCACCGGAGGTGGTGAACCCGAGGAGGCCAGGACGTGTCACCAACCAGCTGCAGTACTTGGAGAAGGTGCTGCTCAAAGTTCTGTGGAAGCATCAGTTCTCATGGCCGTTTCGCCAGCCCGTTGACGCCGTCACGCTGAGGCTGCCC GATTATTACACAATCATTCAAAAGCCGATGGATATGGGCACCATTAAGATGCGACTCCAGAACAAATATTACTGGAAAGCACTGGAGTGCATACAAGACTTTAACACCATGTTCACTAACTGCTATGTGTACAACAAG CCTGGAGACGACATCGTTTTCATGGCCCAGACACTGGAGAAGCTTTTTCTGTTCGAAGTTTCCAAAATGCCTAAAGACGAATGTGAAGTTGCAACGGAACCAGCAAAAGGGAAGAAGACCAATACTG TAGGTGCGTTCAAGGCAAGACCCCTGGTGTCAGAGGTCATCCTTCAGCAGACCGTGACAGTCATCCCGTCTGATGCGCATCACCCTGTGTCACCCATCCAAATCTCCACTCAAATGGATGAAACG ATAAAAAAGGGTATTAAGAGAAAACTGGACCCCACCCCTGCAGCAGTGATGAGCAGCTTGCCGTCCGCTGTTAACGACCTGCCACCGTCCTGTACACTGTTGGCGAGGCGTGGCAGCGGGAGGCCCATCAAAGTGCCAAAGAAAGACCTTCCCGCCTTCGAGGACAAGAAGGCCAAACTGTCTGAGCAGCTGCGGCACTGCGACGCCGTCTTGAAGGAGATGCTGTCCAAGAGACACTACGCCTACGCGTGGCCATTCTATACCCCTGTGGATGCCGTGGCTCTGGCCCTGCACGACTACCATGACATCATCAAGCAGCCCATGGACCTGAGCACCGTCAAG aaaaaaatggaccAGCGAGAGTACTTGACTGCCAAGGAGTTTGCCGCCGACGTAAGGCTAATGTTCTCCAACTGCTACAAGTACAATCCTCCTGCCCATGAGGTCGTCTACATGGCCCGAAAACTTCAG GAGGTTTTTGAGGCTCGCTACGCAAAGCTTCCACAGGAGCCACTCCGGCAGGTGGTGTCCAAAGGCGACCGAGTGGGAAGTCTGTCCACCGCGGGGAGTTCTTCCAAGAGTGAAAGTTCCTCAGACGAGGAAAGTTCATCAGAGGGGGTCGCCACACAGCTTGCCAACCTGGAAGAGCAG TTGAAAGCAGTCAGTGACCAGCTGAGGAGACTCACGCAGGATCCTCTGATGAAACCCAAGAAGAAAGACAAGTTGAGAAAGGAAAAGAGATCCAAAGAAAAGCACATCACTGCACTCAAAGACAAAtccttgaaatataaaaacattggcGAGAAACACGGCAAAAGCTCTTCTTG tcATGGCAACAGTATTCCCAAAGTAGCCATGGAGTGCAGAGCTGAGACAGTGCCTTCGACGCCCCAGGGGAAGAAGCATCCCAAGAAGGACGCTCTACCTGCGGACAAACTGGGCAAGCTGGTGAGCGTCATCAAAGCTGGTCAGGCCGCTTTGGCTGATGCCGCCTCCAAGGAGTTTGAAATCGATGTTGAGAAGCTCAAGCCAGCGGCACACAGGGACCTGCAGAGGTTTGCAACCGCCTGCCGAAGGAAGTGCGACAAGACAGAGAGCA GGAAAAAGCAAGAGAAACACATGGTAGTGATGCATTGTGGGAAGGAGAAGGACGCTGGGAGATGCGAGACGCTCGCAAAGCAACAGCCGgcggtgaagaaaaaaaaagcagcag CCAAACTGTCACCTGACTTCAGCTGTCCGTCTCagctgagcagcagcagcagctcgtcATCAACTtcttgcagcagcagcagctcatcCTCTTCTGACAGCGGCCGTTCTCCTG TGCCCAAAATGAAGAAGAGCGCCAAAGGGTGGTgtcaaaagccaaataaaaag GCTGCCAGTGGCAAGCAGACCCAGGGGGGGCGCTGTTTCCCCTCCTCCGGTGTCAGCCCTTGTCATCCCGCTCCAGCTGTCTCGCTAACGCAGACCGGACGCCAGGCCGCGCGGTCTCAAGGCGAGCCGTGGCGTACCGGCGGGATGACACTGCCGCCTCCAG ACCTCGCCACACTTTTGTCCCCAATGACGTCACCTGACTCACTGCTGGACTGGACTGCTTCCAGATTTGAG ATCTCCATGCTGTCCCCTCTGAAGGACAGTCCACAGCAAGCCAAATACGAGACAGCGTCCAGTAAGTCAGCAGAGGACGCTGACATGATGACACAATTGCTTTCCAACACAAAACAAAGCACGGAAAATGGCCCCGACATTGGAGTGGCTGATGTACTGTCTCTACCGGAAAAGGGGCAGAAAAAg gaCATTGTTCTGAAAAACGCTGACTCATGGGCTCGACTGGTGAGGCAGGCCGCTGGCCCCCCAACAGCCATCAAGTCATCCAAGGAGAGCTTCGAGCACTTCCGAAAGGCCGCCATGGAGAAGGAAGAGCGCGAGAAggtgctgaagaagaaacagCTGAAGGAGAACGAGACCGAGCCTCCTGAACAGAG CTTTTTAGGCCAAACAGATAAAAGTCTTCCATTGTGCAAAGAAGACGTTACCTTTCCAGAGACAGTCTTCACCGAGACAGCGCCACACACGCCCACACACGGCGAGCAGCCGACATCTCCCGTGGAAACTCGGCTTGGGACAGCACAGGTCCCTGTGTGCCGAGAGCGGGAGCTGGCCCGAAAGAAGGAGCAGGAGCGTCGCAGACGGGAGACT ctgTCATGCATAGACATGACCATGCAGCAGGACATCATGACCACCTTTGAGCTGAACCTTGACTAA